From Haliotis asinina isolate JCU_RB_2024 chromosome 8, JCU_Hal_asi_v2, whole genome shotgun sequence, a single genomic window includes:
- the LOC137294196 gene encoding calcineurin B homologous protein 1-like codes for MGVRSSRQLQQEEIEEIQRETGFSHNQIVRLYGRFTNLDKSNNGVLSREDFLRIPELAINPLGDRIVHSFFQDRTEVNFRQFMNVLARFRPLKAKSERNILNTREEKLMFAFKMYDLDGDDRISKDELLSVLHMMVGANISEEQLSSIADRTIVEVDEDKDTMISFQEFVKAMERVDVEQKMSIRFLH; via the exons ATGGGTGTTCGTTCATCTCGTCAGCTTCAACAAGAAGAGATCGAGGAAATACAACGCGAAACTGGAT tttccCACAACCAGATCGTGAGACTGTATGGCAGATTTACCAACCTTGATAAGTCCAATAATGGAGTACTTAG CCGGGAGGATTTCTTGAGGATACCAGAATTGGCCATAAACCCTTTGGGAGACAGAATTGTGCATTCTTTCTTCCAAGACAG GACTGAGGTCAACTTCCGGCAGTTCATGAATGTCCTGGCCAGGTTCCGTCCATTGAAGGCAAAGTCTGAGAGAAACATCCTGAACACAAGGGAAGAAAAGTTGATGT TTGCTTTCAAGATGTATGATCTTGATGGAGATGACCGGATTTCCAAGGATGAGCTACTGTCTGTCCTACACATGATGGTAGGGGCCAACATTTCAgaagaacag TTAAGCAGCATTGCTGACCGAACAATCGTGGAGGTGGATGAGGACAAAGACACCATGATATCTTTCCAGGAGTTTGTGAAG GCAATGGAGCGTGTTGATGTGGAACAGAAGATGAGCATCCGGTTTCTTCATTAA